The Parashewanella tropica genome window below encodes:
- the lptE gene encoding LPS assembly lipoprotein LptE: MLIKRIGFSMIVLSIMLTAGCGLRLQGSYLIPSKLQTMALTSQDKYSKLTRLVNERMRLNNIKIVELDKSTPRLNLISDSLERSTLSFYPTGNVAEYELMYHVNFTIQMPNEEAKPFQVEIRRDYLDDPRTALAKSREMNLLVNEMRIQAADKIVQAIAAFKQ, encoded by the coding sequence ATGCTAATCAAACGCATAGGTTTCTCCATGATAGTGCTGAGCATTATGCTCACTGCCGGATGTGGTCTAAGGCTTCAGGGAAGTTACTTGATCCCATCAAAGCTGCAAACCATGGCGCTAACCAGTCAAGATAAATACAGTAAACTGACTCGTTTAGTGAATGAACGCATGCGACTCAATAACATAAAAATTGTTGAATTAGATAAATCAACGCCTAGGCTCAATTTGATTTCTGATTCATTAGAACGCTCAACGCTATCCTTCTACCCTACGGGTAACGTTGCTGAGTATGAGTTGATGTACCATGTTAACTTTACTATTCAAATGCCAAATGAAGAAGCCAAGCCGTTTCAAGTAGAAATTCGTCGAGATTACCTCGATGACCCTCGTACCGCATTGGCAAAAAGTCGTGAAATGAATTTGCTGGTTAACGAAATGCGTATACAGGCCGCAGATAAAATCGTTCAAGCCATTGCCGCATTCAAGCAATAA